A section of the Dehalobacter sp. DCM genome encodes:
- the tpiA gene encoding triose-phosphate isomerase → MTARRPLIAGNWKMYKTVQEARDFAAEILELVDNVTDVDVAICAPFTALPVLKDELEESIVHIGAQNMYFETQGAFTGEISPLMLKDLACTFVILGHSERREYFKEDDVLIAKKVKTALDHGLTPILCVGENLTLRESGQAAAYVREQVEQDIHGLSPEEVKKIVVAYEPIWAIGTGRTASPQDAQDMCAAIRGTLTSLVGAVSSQVRILYGGSVKSGNIAELMSQPDIDGALVGGASLDVQEFAKMIHGVR, encoded by the coding sequence ATGACAGCAAGAAGGCCATTGATAGCCGGCAACTGGAAAATGTATAAAACCGTTCAAGAAGCAAGGGATTTTGCAGCCGAGATACTGGAGCTGGTGGATAATGTAACGGATGTGGATGTAGCGATTTGTGCTCCATTTACCGCGTTACCGGTCTTAAAGGATGAATTGGAAGAAAGCATCGTTCATATCGGCGCTCAGAATATGTACTTTGAAACCCAGGGCGCGTTTACAGGAGAAATCTCACCGCTGATGCTAAAAGACCTCGCCTGTACGTTTGTGATCCTCGGCCACTCGGAACGCAGGGAATACTTCAAGGAAGACGACGTCCTGATTGCCAAGAAAGTAAAGACAGCGTTGGACCATGGTCTTACTCCCATTCTTTGTGTTGGTGAGAATTTAACCTTAAGAGAAAGCGGCCAAGCGGCAGCTTATGTACGGGAACAGGTGGAACAGGATATTCATGGTTTGAGTCCTGAAGAAGTCAAGAAAATTGTCGTTGCCTATGAACCGATTTGGGCCATCGGAACAGGTCGGACAGCATCACCGCAAGATGCGCAGGATATGTGCGCGGCTATCCGGGGTACCCTGACTAGTCTTGTCGGTGCTGTATCCTCGCAGGTTCGGATCCTTTATGGCGGGAGTGTCAAGTCTGGGAATATCGCAGAACTAATGAGTCAGCCCGACATTGACGGGGCATTAGTCGGCGGTGCCAGCCTGGATGTTCAGGAATTTGCGAAAATGATCCATGGCGTGAGGTGA
- a CDS encoding phosphoglycerate kinase has protein sequence MDKMGIDEIAVKGERVFVRVDFNVPMDDQQVITDDTRIRAALPTVKHLVDNGARVILASHLGRPKGKVDPRYSLAPVAGHLSQLLQQDVQMAPDCVGTEVKVLADGLRDGQILILENVRYHAEEEKNDPDFARSLADLADIYVNDAFGAAHRAHASTEGIAKYIPAYAGFLMKKELDILGQALSNPNRPFAAIIGGAKVSDKIGVIDNLLKKVDALIIGGGMANTFLKAQGFEVGKSLIEPDKIDLAAELIRQAEQRGVKLMLPADVVVTREFKADAPFRVAEVNAIQADEMALDIGPASAKSFADTVLAAQTVIWNGPMGVFEMDNFARGTEQIAQAMAECTGTTIIGGGDSVAAVEKVGVAEKMTHISTGGGASLEFLEGKTLPGVAILKDKNE, from the coding sequence ATGGACAAAATGGGTATCGATGAGATAGCAGTCAAAGGAGAACGCGTCTTTGTTCGCGTTGACTTCAATGTTCCCATGGATGATCAGCAGGTTATTACGGATGACACGCGGATTCGTGCCGCTTTACCGACAGTAAAGCACCTTGTTGATAACGGGGCCAGAGTGATTCTGGCTTCTCATCTGGGGCGTCCGAAAGGCAAGGTCGATCCCAGATATTCTCTGGCACCGGTGGCTGGACATTTAAGTCAACTGCTTCAGCAGGACGTGCAGATGGCTCCGGATTGCGTTGGCACTGAAGTCAAAGTCCTGGCGGACGGACTCAGAGATGGGCAGATTCTGATCTTGGAGAATGTCAGGTATCATGCTGAGGAAGAAAAAAATGATCCTGATTTTGCCCGCAGTCTGGCTGATTTGGCTGACATTTATGTCAACGATGCCTTCGGGGCCGCACATCGCGCGCATGCATCAACGGAGGGAATCGCTAAATATATACCGGCTTACGCCGGATTCCTGATGAAGAAGGAACTCGATATATTAGGTCAGGCGCTGAGCAATCCAAATAGACCGTTTGCGGCAATCATTGGCGGAGCCAAAGTCAGCGATAAAATCGGGGTCATCGACAATTTGCTGAAAAAAGTGGATGCGCTGATCATTGGCGGCGGTATGGCCAATACCTTTCTCAAAGCGCAGGGCTTTGAGGTGGGTAAATCATTGATTGAACCGGATAAAATCGACTTAGCGGCTGAACTTATCCGACAAGCTGAGCAACGTGGTGTTAAGCTGATGCTTCCCGCTGATGTTGTTGTGACCCGGGAGTTTAAAGCGGATGCACCCTTTAGAGTTGCAGAAGTCAATGCTATTCAGGCAGATGAGATGGCGCTCGACATCGGCCCGGCAAGCGCCAAGAGCTTTGCTGACACAGTGCTTGCGGCTCAAACCGTTATTTGGAACGGTCCAATGGGTGTATTCGAAATGGATAATTTCGCACGTGGGACTGAACAGATTGCCCAGGCTATGGCTGAATGCACAGGGACAACGATCATCGGCGGCGGTGATTCTGTCGCCGCGGTAGAAAAAGTAGGTGTCGCTGAAAAAATGACGCATATTTCGACGGGCGGGGGTGCCTCCCTGGAATTTCTGGAAGGAAAAACGCTCCCCGGGGTGGCAATATTGAAAGACAAAAACGAATAG